The Citrifermentans bemidjiense Bem genome window below encodes:
- a CDS encoding porin, giving the protein MRRKYVLVAAVVTTLAGQEVGARTLEDVLKEKGVITEQDYKEVTKSKAQSYKIGKGFTLTSSEEKFQMSLGGRLQTRYTYTDGEDSSLTPNASRWEVRRMKLWINGYAYNKDLTYLLQVDFVSGGSSRLLEHAYLNYRFIDEVQLLAGQTKVPFGRQWLNSSGSQQFVDRSITSDTFRPGYDAGAKLGGDLFGGISTYEIGAYGGAGQSATRATNGDNTATAIAARVTVNPFGKMPYSESDLDDTATPLLSIGANYYGNTLRKTAATTFETNNITLAGTNGWLGRNVAAFATGELVDIDSYGADAAFKWRGVFALTEYLYGRGKGGDSGSIVRAHGWYAQAGYCIVPQTLEVALRYAFIDPNRAVSDDQRTDVSAAVSYYFNKHNLKIQGDVTNAHDQSKGSGVDDQIYRLQAQIIF; this is encoded by the coding sequence ATGAGGAGAAAATATGTGCTGGTTGCAGCAGTGGTTACCACGCTGGCGGGGCAGGAGGTCGGAGCGAGAACTCTGGAGGACGTTCTGAAAGAAAAGGGGGTTATCACAGAGCAGGATTACAAGGAGGTAACCAAAAGCAAGGCTCAGAGCTACAAAATTGGCAAAGGATTCACACTTACATCCTCCGAAGAAAAGTTCCAGATGTCGCTCGGCGGCAGACTCCAAACTCGCTACACCTATACCGATGGCGAAGACAGTTCCCTTACTCCCAACGCGAGCCGGTGGGAGGTCAGGAGGATGAAGTTATGGATAAATGGCTACGCCTACAACAAGGATCTTACCTACCTGCTCCAGGTTGATTTCGTCTCGGGAGGCTCCTCAAGGCTCCTCGAGCACGCCTACCTCAACTATCGCTTCATCGATGAGGTTCAGCTTCTGGCAGGACAGACCAAGGTTCCGTTCGGGAGGCAGTGGCTCAACTCCTCGGGCAGCCAGCAATTTGTCGACCGCTCCATTACGTCCGACACCTTCCGTCCGGGTTACGATGCTGGCGCAAAATTGGGCGGTGATCTCTTCGGTGGGATCAGCACCTATGAGATAGGTGCCTATGGCGGCGCCGGGCAGAGCGCGACCCGTGCAACGAACGGAGATAACACCGCCACAGCCATCGCTGCCCGCGTGACCGTCAATCCCTTCGGCAAGATGCCCTACTCGGAAAGCGACCTTGATGACACAGCGACGCCGCTCCTCTCCATCGGTGCCAACTACTACGGCAACACCCTCCGTAAGACTGCTGCAACCACCTTTGAAACCAACAACATCACTTTAGCGGGAACAAATGGTTGGCTCGGCAGGAACGTTGCGGCGTTTGCGACGGGCGAACTGGTTGATATCGACAGCTACGGCGCCGATGCCGCATTCAAATGGCGGGGTGTTTTCGCATTGACTGAGTATTTGTACGGGCGCGGGAAAGGCGGCGACAGCGGCAGCATTGTCCGTGCGCACGGGTGGTATGCACAGGCAGGTTATTGCATAGTTCCCCAGACGCTTGAGGTGGCTTTGCGTTACGCTTTCATCGACCCGAACCGCGCCGTCTCAGATGACCAGCGCACAGACGTGTCGGCAGCGGTTTCCTATTATTTTAACAAGCACAACCTGAAGATTCAGGGAGATGTCACCAACGCTCACGACCAGAGCAAGGGTAGCGGTGTTGATGACCAGATTTACCGGCTACAGGCCCAGATAATTTTCTAA
- a CDS encoding aldehyde ferredoxin oxidoreductase C-terminal domain-containing protein, whose translation MRYAEAGYYLEIDLATGNIERVATDPKLMQLHLGGLGTSIKEHWDRVPPEVKAFDPENHLIFSTGLLNATPAFSANRSVVTFVSPQSGTLAYPMMGGFFAAELKYAGYDKVIFKNKSPNWVYLYINNDKVEIRDASHLQGRGAVETQELIRKELNLPKAQVAAIGLAGENRVFTASIEQSRSSASRLGGGAVMGDKKIKAIAVRGTKDIYLARPEEFMEQMKGVTDYIKYRWANPIKDVMTILSGIGSPQEMLHTDEKWHTENFAWGNARTRRRDFWTEEIDESWSKSQHAAVKRLISCFNCPTHCGALISHKDTPRYMAKCFGKLTYAMAAYVDDLDFSWKILQRATEYGVDSFSTPQILAFAVELYEAGILTDKDFAGCPSDKEGRFFWLLDRVVRREGIGDVLADGVYFAARKIGNGAEAFDHNTIKKHEQLPVKLGTLDPLYFLMYATNEKISITQMEGQWPQSAFPTPEQREEFVRDWPQIPHDKFKQWVLDWELRGEKAIPYYPTPDMCSEIVDWMEMMHNIDDAVGMCCGMSSFCLKPPYHIHNYPKLISAATGMDLDEDGLKEIANRNRNLHRAYNNRKGIRRADEKPPTDHWKKRFPELEEELLSTYYRYKGWNEDGIPTREKLEELGLGYVANDLEKRGILKNGEN comes from the coding sequence ATGAGATACGCAGAGGCAGGATACTATTTGGAAATCGACCTGGCGACGGGGAACATCGAACGCGTAGCAACCGACCCCAAGCTGATGCAACTTCATCTGGGAGGATTGGGTACCAGCATCAAGGAACATTGGGACCGGGTCCCGCCAGAGGTTAAGGCGTTTGACCCTGAAAACCACCTTATCTTCAGTACCGGCCTTTTGAATGCTACGCCTGCTTTCAGTGCCAACCGTTCCGTTGTCACCTTCGTTTCACCGCAGTCGGGGACGTTGGCCTACCCCATGATGGGGGGATTTTTCGCGGCGGAACTGAAGTATGCCGGCTACGACAAGGTGATCTTCAAGAACAAGTCGCCCAACTGGGTGTACCTGTACATCAACAACGACAAGGTAGAGATACGCGACGCCTCGCATCTGCAGGGAAGAGGCGCCGTTGAAACTCAGGAGCTTATTCGCAAAGAACTGAATCTGCCCAAAGCACAGGTGGCGGCAATAGGCCTTGCCGGCGAGAACCGGGTCTTCACGGCTTCTATCGAGCAGTCAAGGTCGAGCGCCAGCAGGCTCGGCGGCGGCGCTGTCATGGGAGACAAGAAGATAAAGGCAATTGCCGTTCGTGGAACGAAGGACATCTATCTCGCCCGGCCTGAAGAGTTTATGGAACAGATGAAGGGGGTGACGGACTACATCAAGTACAGGTGGGCCAACCCCATCAAGGATGTCATGACTATCTTGTCCGGCATCGGCTCGCCGCAGGAGATGCTGCATACGGACGAAAAGTGGCACACGGAGAACTTTGCCTGGGGCAATGCCCGCACCAGGAGAAGAGACTTCTGGACCGAAGAAATCGACGAGTCCTGGTCGAAGTCACAACATGCAGCGGTAAAGCGGTTGATAAGCTGCTTTAACTGTCCTACGCATTGCGGGGCGCTGATTTCCCACAAAGATACCCCGCGATATATGGCGAAATGCTTCGGGAAACTCACCTATGCCATGGCGGCCTACGTCGATGACTTGGACTTCTCCTGGAAGATCCTGCAACGCGCTACCGAGTACGGCGTCGACTCATTCTCGACCCCTCAAATCCTGGCCTTCGCCGTTGAACTCTATGAAGCGGGCATCCTGACGGACAAGGACTTCGCCGGCTGTCCATCCGATAAAGAGGGAAGGTTCTTCTGGCTTCTCGACAGGGTCGTGCGGCGGGAAGGAATCGGCGACGTCCTGGCTGACGGCGTTTATTTCGCGGCCCGCAAGATCGGCAACGGCGCCGAGGCCTTCGATCACAACACCATCAAGAAGCACGAGCAACTCCCGGTCAAGCTCGGAACGCTGGATCCGCTCTACTTCCTCATGTACGCCACCAACGAGAAGATAAGCATCACCCAGATGGAAGGGCAATGGCCCCAGTCGGCTTTTCCAACCCCGGAGCAGAGAGAGGAGTTCGTAAGGGATTGGCCCCAAATTCCCCATGATAAATTCAAGCAATGGGTACTGGACTGGGAACTGAGGGGAGAAAAGGCCATCCCGTATTATCCGACACCGGACATGTGCTCCGAAATCGTCGACTGGATGGAGATGATGCACAACATCGACGATGCAGTAGGCATGTGCTGCGGCATGTCGTCGTTCTGCCTGAAACCTCCTTACCACATCCACAACTATCCCAAATTGATCTCTGCCGCGACCGGAATGGACCTGGACGAGGATGGGCTGAAAGAAATCGCCAACAGGAACCGGAACCTGCACAGGGCATACAACAACAGGAAAGGGATCAGAAGGGCCGATGAGAAGCCGCCAACCGATCACTGGAAAAAGAGATTCCCCGAGCTGGAAGAAGAACTGTTGTCGACCTATTACAGATACAAGGGATGGAACGAAGACGGTATTCCCACTAGAGAAAAACTGGAAGAGCTGGGACTGGGCTATGTCGCTAACGACTTGGAAAAAAGGGGGATACTGAAAAATGGCGAAAATTAA
- a CDS encoding MarR family winged helix-turn-helix transcriptional regulator, with the protein MPAKTPIEIEKTVGFLLSKAYQRASLIFKEHFDEYDLTPQQFGLLGFLWREDGLSQSVLSAKSQIDRTTMGGLIDRLEKEGLVARQADPDDRRAYRICLTAKGKALQPELTPLALKAQRKLVAKLTSEEQETLKSLLEKIRS; encoded by the coding sequence ATGCCAGCAAAAACACCGATCGAGATAGAGAAGACCGTGGGATTTCTCTTGTCCAAGGCTTATCAGCGCGCCAGCCTCATCTTCAAGGAACACTTCGACGAATACGATCTCACTCCACAACAATTCGGTCTGCTGGGTTTCTTGTGGCGCGAGGATGGGCTGAGCCAGTCCGTGCTCTCTGCTAAGAGCCAAATCGACAGAACAACCATGGGCGGCCTGATCGACAGGCTGGAAAAAGAGGGGCTGGTGGCCAGGCAGGCGGACCCTGACGACCGCCGCGCCTATCGCATCTGCCTCACGGCAAAAGGAAAGGCGCTGCAGCCGGAACTGACGCCGCTGGCACTGAAAGCCCAGCGCAAGCTGGTAGCGAAACTGACCTCCGAAGAACAGGAAACCTTGAAGTCGCTGTTGGAAAAGATCCGCAGCTGA
- the trsM gene encoding DVU_1556 family methyltransferase: MMNDTACNWLEIHDAVGTCLRPGGPALTERALEVCDLPAGSLVADIGCGAGGTLLHLERTRFFRLVGVDASAPLLAVAAARLETARLVYGRAENLPFEQETFDALFCECVLSIVDDKPAALDEFTRVVKDGGFLVLSDVFSKACHGKKEKADMLFSQEELLDSLSQRGFTVLLWEVHDRLLKEFAVRMIFAGRSLPQFSGCGLSYYILVARREGAIFEATGNVREGKS, from the coding sequence ATGATGAACGATACTGCATGTAACTGGCTGGAGATTCATGACGCAGTGGGGACGTGCCTGCGTCCGGGAGGCCCGGCGCTGACGGAGAGGGCGTTGGAGGTCTGCGATCTTCCGGCTGGTTCTTTGGTCGCCGATATCGGCTGCGGCGCGGGCGGGACGTTGCTGCACCTTGAACGAACCCGCTTTTTCCGGCTGGTAGGGGTCGACGCTTCAGCGCCGCTTCTCGCGGTGGCAGCCGCCAGGCTGGAAACGGCTCGACTCGTCTACGGGCGGGCAGAAAATCTCCCCTTCGAGCAGGAAACCTTCGATGCCCTCTTTTGCGAATGCGTCCTTTCAATTGTCGACGACAAGCCGGCGGCTCTCGACGAGTTTACTCGGGTGGTTAAGGACGGTGGTTTTCTGGTCTTAAGTGACGTTTTCAGCAAAGCCTGTCACGGAAAGAAGGAAAAAGCGGACATGCTTTTCTCGCAGGAGGAACTCCTTGACTCGCTATCGCAGCGGGGGTTCACCGTATTGCTTTGGGAAGTGCACGACCGGCTGCTCAAGGAGTTCGCCGTACGCATGATATTTGCCGGCAGATCCCTGCCGCAGTTTTCGGGGTGCGGCCTCAGCTACTACATTTTGGTTGCCCGGAGAGAGGGGGCGATTTTCGAAGCAACCGGAAACGTAAGGGAGGGGAAATCATGA
- a CDS encoding 4Fe-4S dicluster domain-containing protein, with amino-acid sequence MAKIKKKIRTITVNADKCNGCRTCEVMCSAFHAVPPYSSNNPGRSRIQIITDRLEDIWLPVFAGEYTEAECMGRNKYIIDGKEYRECDSCRASCPARDLFKEPDSGLPLKCDMCDGEDEPICVKWCLVDALSYEEREEEVEEEKPNMTQMEIGLEQFAKKHGLQNVVDTVARMAKKG; translated from the coding sequence ATGGCGAAAATTAAGAAAAAGATCAGAACGATCACTGTCAATGCGGACAAGTGCAACGGTTGTCGGACCTGTGAGGTGATGTGTTCGGCTTTCCACGCTGTTCCCCCCTACAGCAGCAACAATCCGGGACGGTCCCGCATCCAGATCATCACCGACCGGCTTGAGGACATCTGGCTTCCCGTATTTGCCGGAGAGTACACCGAGGCCGAGTGCATGGGGAGAAACAAGTACATCATCGACGGCAAGGAGTACCGCGAGTGCGACTCCTGCCGTGCTTCCTGCCCGGCAAGGGACCTGTTCAAGGAGCCCGACTCCGGCCTTCCTCTCAAGTGCGACATGTGCGATGGCGAAGATGAGCCGATCTGCGTCAAGTGGTGCCTCGTGGACGCCTTGAGCTACGAGGAACGGGAAGAGGAAGTGGAAGAGGAAAAACCGAATATGACACAGATGGAGATCGGCCTGGAACAGTTCGCAAAGAAACACGGGTTGCAGAATGTAGTAGACACAGTCGCCCGCATGGCAAAGAAGGGGTAG
- a CDS encoding DVU_1557 family redox protein, protein MNSYEHIVLDISEEGERLLEGRLILREDVQKVIQHAEATGKKLVHRCTGRSLAFYRPKAVTYWVEYSRTDEAYRVFTAYSHRMVLKSSGSTNEWVKSGAGSDWHCDQCRTPLEVQTVRLQYMQSIFPINLPACSSCGFILIDEELAIGKVAEAEQALEDK, encoded by the coding sequence ATGAACTCTTATGAGCATATTGTTTTAGACATTTCCGAGGAGGGTGAGCGCCTTTTGGAGGGTCGCCTGATCCTGAGAGAGGACGTACAAAAAGTCATCCAGCATGCCGAGGCCACGGGGAAGAAGCTGGTCCACAGGTGTACCGGCCGGTCTCTCGCCTTCTACCGCCCGAAAGCGGTCACCTACTGGGTGGAGTACAGCCGGACCGATGAAGCCTATCGTGTCTTTACCGCCTATTCGCACAGGATGGTGTTGAAGTCGAGCGGAAGCACAAATGAATGGGTCAAGTCCGGAGCCGGGAGCGACTGGCATTGCGACCAGTGCCGGACTCCCCTTGAAGTTCAAACAGTTCGACTTCAGTACATGCAGTCGATATTCCCCATCAATCTTCCGGCCTGTTCCAGTTGCGGATTCATACTGATCGACGAGGAACTGGCAATAGGAAAGGTGGCCGAGGCAGAGCAGGCGCTGGAAGACAAGTAG
- a CDS encoding DVU_1555 family C-GCAxxG-C-C protein, with protein sequence MNDIFLQLIKLRPKGYCCAQLIVILALKAQGKTNDDLVRSVGGLCFGNWSGEFCGALSGGACVISLYSGKGGEEEALDERHMTMMGELAGWFREVAAREYGGTRCDEILEKFPGHGKCGQIVAETYDKCMEILASHGFEPAAGRKG encoded by the coding sequence ATGAACGACATATTCCTGCAGCTAATAAAGCTGAGGCCCAAAGGGTACTGTTGCGCACAACTCATCGTAATACTCGCCCTCAAGGCCCAAGGGAAGACCAATGACGACCTGGTGAGATCCGTCGGGGGACTCTGTTTCGGCAACTGGAGCGGCGAGTTCTGCGGAGCCCTTTCCGGAGGAGCCTGCGTTATCTCCCTGTATTCTGGCAAAGGAGGCGAGGAAGAGGCCCTCGACGAGCGGCATATGACGATGATGGGCGAGCTGGCGGGGTGGTTCAGGGAGGTTGCCGCCCGTGAGTACGGCGGGACGCGATGCGACGAAATCCTTGAGAAGTTTCCCGGTCACGGCAAATGCGGCCAGATTGTGGCGGAAACCTATGACAAATGCATGGAAATACTGGCAAGCCACGGGTTCGAACCCGCAGCTGGCAGGAAAGGATAA
- a CDS encoding amino acid kinase family protein, translating into MAERHEIESHLKGETLVRKGLRHRADGTPTLRLVPDLNVVKIGGHGLIDYGSQVVFPVMQEIGELSQEHKLMVVTGGGVRVRHILDIGIDLGMPTGVLAELAGKISEQNAEIVTLLLSKWGGTRVKTGELLDLPTLLHLKLLPVIHGTPPYGLYEHPPEAGLIPPHRTDTGALLMAEVLGARSCILVKNVDGLFTEDPRVNPKAELIEEITVSELIKRDMEDMVLERKMLYLLRDMVNVREIRIVNGHKPGNIGRAIRGEKVGSVITV; encoded by the coding sequence ATGGCTGAACGGCATGAAATTGAGTCGCATCTTAAGGGGGAGACGCTGGTTCGAAAGGGTTTAAGGCACAGAGCGGATGGCACGCCAACGCTTCGTTTGGTTCCGGACCTGAACGTGGTCAAGATTGGGGGGCATGGGCTCATCGACTACGGAAGCCAGGTTGTCTTTCCCGTGATGCAGGAGATCGGTGAACTTTCCCAGGAGCACAAGCTGATGGTGGTGACCGGAGGCGGTGTCAGGGTGCGTCACATCTTGGACATCGGCATCGACCTTGGCATGCCTACAGGAGTCCTTGCAGAACTGGCAGGCAAGATCAGCGAACAGAATGCCGAGATCGTGACCCTGCTGCTTTCCAAGTGGGGGGGGACCCGGGTTAAGACGGGGGAGCTTCTCGACCTTCCCACCTTACTCCATCTGAAGCTCCTTCCGGTTATTCATGGCACACCGCCCTACGGCCTCTATGAACATCCTCCCGAAGCGGGGCTGATACCTCCGCACCGCACGGATACCGGGGCGCTTCTCATGGCCGAGGTGCTGGGAGCAAGAAGCTGCATTCTGGTGAAAAACGTTGATGGACTTTTCACTGAGGACCCTCGCGTCAACCCTAAAGCGGAGTTGATCGAGGAGATCACCGTCAGTGAGCTGATCAAAAGGGACATGGAGGACATGGTTTTGGAACGCAAGATGCTCTATCTGCTGCGGGACATGGTAAACGTAAGAGAAATCCGTATCGTGAACGGCCACAAGCCCGGCAACATCGGTAGGGCCATCCGCGGAGAGAAGGTGGGTAGCGTGATAACAGTCTGA
- a CDS encoding HlyD family secretion protein: MAEETNQTTENNETNPAPGGERRGLNKRQRGGIVLLVIIVIGALLGVHRWVRSKTHIETDNAFIESHVHSIASRVPGLVHRVAVVDNQFVRKGDLLVELDPSDYRARENSAAASVEMAKNETSGDYAQVESARANIGLAAARLEQANLDLRRAEALYAKEVIPREQLERQRTAHRVAQMQLKEAQEAERKAKAMIGISGTGSKDARVAEKQAELETAHLNLSYTRIVAPGDGFVTRKGVEPGNYVQPGQALMAVVPLEGAWITANYKESQLAKVRPGQNVEFTVDTYPGRTFTGKVESIMAGTGAAFSLLPPENATGNYVKVTQRIPVRIAIDRRSDPEHLLRVGMSVVPTILTGQTFGDVVGFGR; this comes from the coding sequence ATGGCTGAAGAAACAAACCAGACTACTGAAAATAACGAAACGAATCCGGCGCCGGGCGGCGAGCGGAGGGGGCTCAACAAGAGACAGCGCGGCGGCATCGTGCTCCTCGTGATCATCGTTATCGGCGCGCTTTTAGGCGTGCACCGCTGGGTCCGCAGCAAGACCCACATCGAGACGGACAACGCCTTCATCGAGTCGCATGTCCACTCCATCGCGAGCCGGGTTCCCGGACTGGTGCACCGGGTTGCGGTGGTGGACAACCAGTTCGTGCGCAAGGGGGACCTGCTGGTCGAACTCGACCCCTCGGACTACCGGGCGCGCGAGAACAGCGCCGCGGCTTCCGTGGAAATGGCCAAGAACGAGACCTCAGGCGACTACGCGCAAGTGGAGAGCGCCCGGGCCAACATCGGCTTGGCGGCCGCCCGCCTGGAGCAGGCTAACCTGGACCTGCGACGGGCCGAGGCCCTTTATGCCAAGGAAGTTATCCCCCGCGAGCAGTTGGAGCGTCAGCGCACCGCGCACCGTGTCGCGCAGATGCAGCTCAAGGAGGCGCAGGAAGCGGAAAGAAAGGCAAAGGCGATGATCGGCATTTCCGGCACCGGCTCCAAGGACGCCAGGGTTGCCGAGAAGCAGGCGGAGTTGGAGACCGCGCACCTGAACCTCTCCTATACCCGCATCGTCGCCCCCGGCGACGGCTTCGTGACCAGGAAGGGTGTCGAGCCGGGAAACTACGTGCAGCCGGGCCAGGCGCTGATGGCCGTGGTGCCGCTGGAGGGGGCCTGGATCACCGCGAACTACAAGGAAAGCCAACTGGCCAAGGTGCGGCCGGGGCAGAACGTCGAGTTCACCGTGGACACCTACCCGGGGCGAACCTTCACCGGAAAGGTGGAAAGCATCATGGCTGGAACCGGCGCGGCCTTCTCGCTGCTGCCGCCTGAAAACGCCACGGGGAACTACGTCAAGGTGACCCAGAGGATTCCGGTCAGGATCGCCATCGACCGCAGAAGCGACCCCGAGCACCTGTTGCGGGTCGGGATGAGCGTGGTCCCCACCATCCTCACCGGCCAGACCTTCGGCGACGTGGTCGGTTTCGGCCGCTAA
- the trsS gene encoding radical SAM (seleno)protein TrsS: protein MKTTGPDATESVCPVCLKRIPAERLLVADEVFQVKRCAEHGAFKTLIWRGEPSLAKWRRPKAPVHPELCYGTLDKGCPFDCGLCSDHRQLPCSVLLEVTDRCNLQCAFCFADAGPKGTEDPSLERISWLLERAMAAAGACSLQLSGGEPTLRDDLPEIVEAARRIGFSFIQVNTNGLRLASDRAYAQRLQAAGLSSVFLQFDGVDDEIYRTLRGRALLEQKLLAVRNAGEAGLGVVFVPTLVRGVNTDAVGAIVRQALQLAPVVRGIHFQPVSYFGRFPEEECGADRFTLPELMRCLEEQTGKLLKVEDFSPPGGEHAHCSMHATYLYSANGGLRPLGAVGGDSCCTTDCGSGGIRQTVDTVSRRWKLPPGVQFPNATSTSGSCCCGGSAPETTRVEGPVDLDVFLKEVSTRSFTISAMAFQDAENLDLERLKGCCISVISPDGKLVPFCAYNLTSREGKSLYRKQPGDGL from the coding sequence ATGAAAACTACCGGTCCCGATGCAACCGAAAGCGTCTGCCCCGTTTGCCTCAAAAGAATCCCGGCCGAACGATTATTGGTGGCCGACGAGGTGTTCCAGGTCAAACGGTGCGCAGAACACGGCGCCTTCAAGACCCTCATCTGGCGCGGAGAGCCTTCGCTGGCAAAATGGCGCAGGCCTAAGGCACCTGTCCATCCCGAACTTTGCTATGGAACCCTCGACAAGGGGTGCCCTTTCGATTGCGGCCTCTGCAGCGACCATCGGCAGCTCCCTTGTTCCGTCCTGCTCGAAGTGACGGACCGCTGCAACCTGCAATGCGCGTTCTGCTTTGCCGATGCCGGCCCTAAGGGTACAGAGGATCCTTCCCTTGAGCGGATCTCCTGGTTGTTGGAACGGGCCATGGCGGCGGCGGGGGCGTGCAGCCTGCAGCTGTCGGGGGGCGAGCCGACCCTGCGGGACGACCTTCCGGAGATCGTGGAAGCAGCGCGGCGGATCGGCTTCTCCTTCATCCAGGTGAATACCAATGGCCTGCGCCTTGCCAGTGACAGAGCGTACGCGCAGCGGCTGCAGGCTGCGGGGCTTTCGTCGGTCTTCCTCCAGTTCGACGGTGTTGACGACGAAATTTACCGTACCTTGAGGGGAAGAGCGCTTTTGGAGCAGAAACTTTTGGCCGTCAGAAATGCCGGAGAGGCCGGCCTCGGGGTGGTCTTCGTCCCTACGCTGGTCAGAGGGGTCAACACCGATGCTGTCGGAGCCATAGTGCGGCAAGCCCTGCAGCTTGCCCCGGTCGTGCGGGGCATCCATTTCCAGCCGGTCAGCTATTTCGGCCGCTTCCCCGAGGAAGAGTGTGGCGCGGACCGGTTCACCCTTCCCGAACTGATGAGGTGCCTTGAAGAACAGACCGGGAAACTGCTCAAGGTGGAGGATTTTTCTCCCCCCGGCGGGGAACATGCTCACTGCTCCATGCACGCCACGTACCTCTACTCGGCAAACGGCGGACTCCGCCCGTTGGGGGCTGTGGGCGGCGACTCCTGCTGTACGACGGATTGCGGCAGCGGGGGGATCCGGCAAACCGTCGATACGGTGTCGCGTCGCTGGAAACTGCCGCCTGGAGTTCAATTTCCCAACGCCACTTCGACTTCTGGATCGTGCTGCTGCGGCGGGAGCGCGCCTGAGACCACCCGGGTCGAGGGCCCGGTCGACTTGGACGTATTTCTCAAGGAGGTCTCCACCAGGAGCTTCACCATATCCGCCATGGCCTTTCAGGATGCCGAGAACCTTGATCTGGAGCGGCTTAAGGGATGCTGCATTTCGGTGATATCCCCCGACGGAAAGCTGGTCCCCTTCTGCGCCTACAACCTCACCAGCCGAGAGGGGAAAAGCCTCTACAGAAAGCAGCCAGGAGACGGATTATGA
- a CDS encoding TolC family protein has translation MRRALIILALTALTGTGAASAETLTLQECLTKAAASSRGLKASTHDVAIAQEQISIARSARLPRVDLQAGYTAQLDPQAVKFGNIVQETQDARYPFLNLTIYNTLYDFGRTGAREARARLQSDAAQFSHFGQEQDLFLEVVRAYFGILAAEKLVGAANDEVVQMTAHQKTAQALFEEGVVTRNDLLQAEVRVASSRQNLYGALNQIENGWLYLNYLTGVPASYRADLQEQIETPPLPDQQAVPDLSKRAEISALRALVNADEHAVKEAKSDYYPEIFARFGLDYLDNSKVREQTIYAATLGLKVNLFDGAAKEARIRQAVESRARDEERMRDLEDRVRLELSTAQNDMKVALTRLKVAEKAIEQGRENLRITRDRYQEKVGTATEVIDAQTLLTQTRTDYFRSMFDLQVAAARVKRATGEL, from the coding sequence ATGCGAAGAGCATTGATTATACTGGCATTGACGGCGCTCACTGGAACAGGCGCGGCTAGCGCCGAGACCCTCACTCTGCAGGAGTGCCTCACCAAGGCGGCTGCAAGCAGCAGGGGGCTCAAGGCCAGCACCCATGACGTGGCGATCGCGCAGGAACAGATTTCCATTGCCCGCAGCGCAAGGCTGCCGCGGGTGGACCTGCAGGCCGGGTACACCGCGCAACTGGACCCACAGGCAGTAAAATTCGGCAACATCGTCCAGGAAACACAGGATGCCCGCTACCCCTTCCTGAACCTCACCATTTACAACACCCTGTACGATTTCGGGCGCACCGGCGCCCGCGAGGCGAGAGCCCGGCTGCAGAGCGACGCGGCGCAGTTCTCCCACTTTGGCCAGGAGCAGGACCTGTTCCTGGAGGTGGTGCGCGCCTACTTCGGCATCCTCGCCGCGGAGAAGCTGGTCGGCGCTGCCAACGACGAGGTGGTCCAGATGACCGCCCACCAGAAGACGGCCCAGGCGCTGTTCGAAGAGGGCGTGGTGACGCGCAACGACCTCTTGCAGGCCGAGGTGCGGGTGGCTTCCAGCAGGCAGAACCTTTACGGAGCCCTGAACCAGATAGAAAACGGCTGGCTCTACCTGAACTACCTCACCGGCGTCCCCGCCAGTTACCGCGCCGACCTCCAGGAACAGATCGAGACTCCCCCCCTTCCCGACCAGCAGGCTGTCCCAGACCTTTCCAAGCGCGCAGAGATATCCGCTCTCAGGGCTTTGGTCAATGCGGACGAGCACGCCGTCAAAGAGGCGAAAAGCGATTATTATCCGGAGATCTTTGCCAGGTTCGGCTTGGACTATCTGGACAACAGCAAGGTACGCGAGCAAACCATTTACGCTGCGACGCTTGGGCTCAAGGTGAATCTCTTCGACGGAGCCGCCAAGGAAGCAAGGATCCGCCAGGCGGTCGAGTCACGGGCGAGAGACGAAGAGCGGATGAGGGACCTGGAAGACCGGGTGAGGCTCGAACTGTCGACGGCACAAAACGACATGAAGGTCGCGCTCACGCGGCTCAAGGTTGCCGAGAAGGCGATAGAGCAAGGAAGGGAAAACCTCCGCATCACCCGCGACCGTTACCAGGAAAAAGTCGGCACCGCCACCGAGGTTATCGACGCCCAAACCCTCCTTACCCAGACCAGAACCGACTACTTTCGCAGCATGTTCGACCTGCAGGTAGCCGCAGCCCGGGTGAAACGGGCGACGGGAGAGCTGTAA